A part of Bacillus thuringiensis genomic DNA contains:
- a CDS encoding YojF family protein, whose amino-acid sequence MEIVKDSSLIQNEIERFVNKDVYIHLETTNGAYASHFNEKMMTVGAFIRNAIIRFERGKITGTNPYRVGLKMDHGWVYAEGITHWEVDDKERLILAGHDNQGRLAVALELSLTPFK is encoded by the coding sequence ATGGAAATAGTAAAAGATAGTTCTCTTATTCAAAATGAAATTGAACGTTTTGTAAATAAAGATGTATATATTCATTTAGAAACAACGAACGGAGCGTATGCGTCACACTTTAACGAAAAGATGATGACAGTTGGAGCATTCATTCGAAATGCAATTATTCGCTTTGAGCGCGGGAAGATTACTGGAACGAATCCATACCGAGTTGGTTTAAAAATGGATCATGGCTGGGTATATGCTGAAGGTATTACGCACTGGGAAGTAGACGATAAAGAGCGTTTAATACTTGCAGGGCATGATAATCAAGGCCGATTAGCAGTTGCACTTGAGTTAAGCTTAACGCCATTTAAGTAA
- the bshB2 gene encoding bacillithiol biosynthesis deacetylase BshB2, whose protein sequence is MERHVLVVFPHPDDEAFAAGGTIRLLTDQGVPVTYACGTLGQMGRNMGKNVFANRETIPNIREKELKDACEAMGIQDLRMLGFHDKTLEFEDVDFVADKIEAIIQEVNPSRIITFYPEHGVHPDHDAFGRAVVRAVSRMQKEERPVIHAVAITKNREAVLGEPDVVNNISEVFEHKLAALGAHRSQTEAMLEETHAKIKNKDAATLKWLQLEQFWTYKWE, encoded by the coding sequence ATGGAGAGACATGTACTTGTTGTATTTCCGCATCCAGATGATGAAGCATTTGCGGCGGGAGGAACAATTCGCTTATTAACAGATCAAGGAGTACCTGTAACATATGCGTGTGGTACTTTAGGACAAATGGGACGTAACATGGGGAAAAACGTATTCGCTAACCGTGAAACGATTCCAAATATCCGTGAAAAAGAATTGAAAGATGCATGTGAAGCGATGGGGATTCAAGATTTAAGAATGCTTGGTTTCCATGATAAAACGTTAGAATTTGAAGATGTTGATTTCGTTGCAGATAAAATTGAAGCGATCATTCAAGAAGTAAACCCATCTCGAATTATTACATTTTATCCAGAGCACGGCGTACATCCAGATCATGATGCATTTGGCCGCGCTGTCGTTCGCGCTGTATCACGTATGCAAAAAGAAGAACGTCCAGTCATTCATGCAGTTGCGATTACGAAAAATCGTGAAGCAGTACTCGGTGAACCGGATGTTGTAAATAATATTAGTGAAGTATTTGAACATAAATTAGCAGCACTAGGTGCGCACCGTTCACAAACAGAAGCAATGCTTGAAGAAACACATGCAAAAATCAAAAACAAAGATGCAGCAACATTAAAATGGCTGCAACTTGAACAATTTTGGACTTATAAATGGGAGTAG
- a CDS encoding multidrug effflux MFS transporter, producing MKKVSVPSLLLMIILVAFPQISETIYTPSLPDISQALHVSNNEVQLTLSVYFAGFALGVFFIGWLSDIVGRRPAMLFGIVVYGVGSFLCFIANSIEVLLLSRFIQAFGASAGSVVTQTILRESVEGHKRHVMFAQISAVIAFTPAIGPLIGGFLDQMFGFKIVFLSLVVMSIGIFLYTFVSLPETKTDSVTNKINVFSVLKRLITNPKVVTYGLLIGGANGVLFSYYAEAPFIFIEYFRLSPSMYGFLGIVVASASIIGAKVSKRLLATYKPEKIIYIGCLVMTGGAILLSVITFVGSNPNVIYMIGFLIAMFILLLGIGVALPNCLSLALVDFQDVIGTAGALFSLGYYVIVTMTIWGMSQLHTGSLLVMPLYFLAIVVIMMVFTKVFILGKKASKMI from the coding sequence ATGAAAAAAGTCTCAGTACCATCACTTTTGTTAATGATTATTCTTGTGGCATTTCCGCAAATTAGTGAAACGATTTACACACCGTCTTTACCTGACATTTCACAGGCGCTACATGTAAGTAATAATGAGGTACAGTTAACTCTTAGTGTGTATTTCGCTGGATTTGCTTTAGGTGTATTTTTTATTGGATGGTTATCAGATATAGTTGGTCGTCGCCCGGCAATGTTATTTGGAATTGTCGTATATGGCGTTGGGAGTTTCTTATGCTTTATTGCAAATTCCATTGAAGTTTTATTGTTAAGTCGTTTTATTCAAGCGTTTGGAGCAAGTGCTGGCTCTGTTGTGACACAAACGATTCTTCGTGAAAGTGTAGAAGGGCATAAACGCCATGTTATGTTTGCTCAAATTTCGGCAGTCATTGCTTTTACACCAGCGATAGGACCGTTAATTGGTGGCTTTCTTGATCAAATGTTTGGATTTAAAATCGTATTTTTAAGTTTAGTAGTTATGAGTATCGGGATTTTTCTGTATACGTTTGTTTCTCTTCCGGAAACAAAGACGGACTCAGTAACGAATAAAATAAATGTCTTTTCAGTTTTGAAGAGGTTAATTACAAATCCGAAAGTAGTAACATATGGGTTATTAATTGGAGGAGCGAATGGTGTTTTATTTAGCTATTATGCAGAAGCACCGTTTATCTTTATTGAATACTTTCGGTTATCACCTAGTATGTATGGATTTTTAGGGATTGTTGTTGCTTCTGCTTCTATTATTGGAGCGAAAGTTTCAAAACGATTGCTTGCCACGTATAAACCAGAGAAAATTATATATATTGGTTGTCTTGTAATGACAGGGGGAGCTATCCTTTTATCTGTTATTACGTTTGTTGGATCAAATCCAAACGTAATATATATGATTGGATTTTTAATAGCGATGTTTATATTGCTATTAGGAATTGGAGTAGCGTTACCTAACTGTTTAAGTTTAGCATTAGTAGATTTTCAAGATGTTATTGGTACAGCCGGAGCATTGTTTAGCTTAGGCTACTATGTAATTGTAACGATGACAATTTGGGGAATGAGCCAGCTGCATACGGGCTCGTTACTGGTGATGCCGCTTTATTTTCTAGCTATAGTAGTTATCATGATGGTGTTTACTAAAGTGTTTATTTTAGGGAAAAAAGCTTCAAAAATGATTTAA
- a CDS encoding ABC transporter permease subunit produces the protein MKIFLFELKKMLYSNILFTLIIATILIICGLFLHNALKQEIVQMKKIELFSKYETEVSNQVTGDQETLKKGPNAKIESRLEVGLPLLKHLNQLIQEVKENKWKNELQTEMKVYDLAMRFEQVEGGFSASEKDMKKAIQLNENLLQQGLPKEDLDLSIQPSLFMKKVISLLLTAPGFLILLLLLGTVITKEFEDHTIKLAYTLPISRSHYILIKFFSLLLVSLLWILLVFSLSYILPTIFGKSTGNIFNYPLFTKTETITSSGTYLKTALTYSLCYSTVAISLLVLIGFWIRNTLVTYLILTFILSSGFILSKIGFNPFLSPLSYQQIDRVILNNNEYYPLGAAVLIGSTLLLLLCAICMNRKRGM, from the coding sequence ATGAAAATATTTCTATTCGAACTAAAAAAAATGCTCTACTCTAATATTCTCTTTACTTTAATCATTGCTACTATACTAATCATCTGCGGTTTATTTCTTCATAATGCGCTTAAACAAGAAATAGTCCAAATGAAAAAAATCGAATTATTTTCTAAATACGAAACAGAAGTTTCTAATCAAGTTACAGGGGATCAAGAAACATTAAAAAAAGGACCTAACGCAAAAATTGAATCTCGATTAGAGGTTGGGCTTCCGCTATTAAAACATTTAAATCAACTTATACAAGAAGTAAAAGAAAACAAGTGGAAAAATGAATTACAGACTGAAATGAAAGTGTATGACTTAGCTATGCGCTTTGAACAAGTAGAAGGAGGTTTCTCAGCCAGCGAAAAAGATATGAAAAAAGCAATTCAACTGAATGAAAACTTATTACAACAAGGTTTGCCAAAAGAAGATCTTGACCTTTCCATTCAACCATCTCTGTTTATGAAAAAGGTAATTTCACTACTACTCACTGCCCCAGGATTTCTTATTTTGCTACTCTTACTAGGTACAGTCATTACGAAAGAATTTGAAGACCATACGATTAAGTTAGCCTATACTTTACCTATTTCTCGTAGTCACTATATCTTAATAAAATTTTTCAGTTTACTTCTTGTTAGTCTCCTATGGATTTTACTAGTATTTTCACTGTCTTATATACTACCGACAATATTCGGAAAATCTACCGGTAATATTTTTAATTACCCACTTTTCACAAAAACAGAAACTATTACTAGTTCAGGTACATACTTAAAAACAGCTCTCACTTACAGTCTATGTTATTCCACTGTGGCTATTTCCTTATTAGTACTTATTGGATTTTGGATAAGAAATACTCTTGTTACATATTTAATTCTCACTTTTATTTTGAGCAGTGGTTTCATTTTATCAAAAATCGGCTTTAATCCGTTTCTATCTCCCCTTTCCTATCAACAAATAGATCGTGTCATTTTAAATAATAATGAATATTATCCATTAGGTGCAGCGGTCCTAATTGGAAGTACACTTTTGCTCTTACTATGTGCTATATGCATGAATCGAAAGCGGGGTATGTAA
- a CDS encoding cytidine deaminase, translating into MSIEQQLYDEVKSLIDQRYPHNWGGAAAIRVEDGSIYTSVAPDVINASTELCMETGAILEAHKFHKKVTHSICLARENEHSDLKVLSPCGVCQERLFYWGPEVLCAITNSKQDIIFKPLKELQPYHWSEAYHNEFVKEWSTR; encoded by the coding sequence TTGAGCATTGAACAACAATTATATGATGAAGTGAAAAGTTTAATTGACCAAAGGTATCCGCATAATTGGGGCGGAGCTGCAGCAATCCGTGTAGAAGATGGATCCATTTATACAAGTGTGGCCCCTGACGTAATAAACGCTTCAACAGAACTTTGTATGGAAACAGGTGCTATTTTAGAAGCACATAAATTTCATAAGAAAGTTACACATTCGATTTGTCTTGCAAGGGAAAATGAACATTCTGACTTAAAAGTGCTATCACCTTGTGGTGTATGCCAAGAACGTTTATTTTATTGGGGACCAGAAGTACTATGCGCCATTACAAATTCTAAACAAGATATCATTTTCAAACCGTTAAAAGAGTTGCAACCATACCATTGGAGCGAAGCATATCATAATGAATTCGTAAAAGAATGGAGTACAAGATAA
- a CDS encoding GNAT family N-acetyltransferase yields MTMNLFQNKTIKLSAMREVDAVVMAMWQEDSEYVRNVDTDVAFPQSIQEIASDGLLKGRRSNSVSFMVRTVQDDRLIGFVAIHGIEWNNRTGLLAIGIGDANDRGKGYGREAIHLILKYAFYELNLHRVGLDVISYNKAAIGLYKKMGFQIEGCMREAVQRDGNCFDRMIMGILRGEWIGLQK; encoded by the coding sequence ATGACAATGAATCTATTTCAAAATAAAACGATTAAATTATCAGCTATGAGAGAAGTAGATGCTGTAGTAATGGCTATGTGGCAAGAAGATAGTGAGTATGTAAGGAATGTAGATACAGATGTAGCATTCCCGCAATCGATACAAGAAATTGCAAGTGATGGGCTATTAAAGGGGCGAAGATCGAATAGTGTTTCTTTCATGGTAAGGACAGTTCAAGATGATCGCTTAATTGGTTTTGTTGCAATTCATGGCATAGAGTGGAATAACAGAACGGGTTTATTAGCCATTGGTATAGGAGATGCAAATGATAGAGGGAAGGGATATGGAAGAGAAGCGATCCATCTTATCTTAAAATATGCTTTCTATGAATTGAATTTGCACCGCGTCGGTCTGGATGTTATTTCTTATAATAAAGCTGCTATTGGGTTGTATAAAAAGATGGGTTTTCAGATAGAAGGTTGTATGAGAGAAGCAGTGCAAAGAGATGGGAATTGTTTTGATCGTATGATTATGGGGATATTACGGGGGGAATGGATAGGGCTGCAAAAATAA
- a CDS encoding ABC transporter ATP-binding protein, whose amino-acid sequence MTILSINNLSKSYKHKKILDGINLTINSPGIWALVGPNGVGKTTFLNVVTNLLPATSGNIELIGKSNKDVSVFKDVSFLQDNSVLYDYLNGYDHLTFICDVQKLSKERMNEVVKYVGMESYAKRKIKDYSLGMKQHLLLAMAILNKPKLMFLDEPLNGLDPTSAILMRNILLRLVEEGTTIILSSHNLSEIDRVTKKILFLKDGKLLEEDMTKYEKIYYHFLFSNLKHAQHVLLQENVQAVLTKNSLRIQLEHHTIQDLINLFYSHNINIIDIQKEVIGSEKRYEEVFNVSGDTA is encoded by the coding sequence TTGACTATTTTATCTATCAATAATTTATCCAAAAGTTACAAACATAAAAAAATATTAGATGGCATTAACCTCACAATCAACTCCCCAGGAATTTGGGCTTTAGTAGGTCCTAACGGTGTTGGTAAAACTACTTTTTTAAATGTAGTTACCAACCTTTTGCCCGCTACATCCGGAAATATTGAATTGATAGGAAAATCTAACAAAGATGTTTCAGTGTTTAAAGACGTTTCTTTTTTACAGGACAATTCTGTACTATATGACTATTTAAATGGCTACGACCATCTTACATTCATTTGTGATGTGCAAAAACTTTCAAAAGAACGCATGAATGAAGTTGTAAAATATGTAGGAATGGAAAGTTATGCGAAGAGGAAAATTAAAGATTACTCATTAGGTATGAAACAACACCTTCTCTTAGCGATGGCAATCTTAAACAAACCAAAGCTTATGTTCCTTGATGAACCTCTGAATGGCTTGGATCCAACTAGTGCGATACTAATGAGGAATATTTTATTACGCTTAGTAGAAGAAGGTACAACAATCATTCTTTCTTCTCATAATTTGTCAGAGATTGACCGTGTTACAAAGAAGATTCTTTTTTTAAAAGACGGTAAATTACTAGAAGAGGATATGACAAAGTACGAAAAAATTTATTATCACTTCTTATTTTCAAATTTAAAACATGCACAACACGTTTTATTACAAGAAAACGTACAAGCAGTGTTAACTAAGAATAGCCTTCGAATCCAATTAGAACACCACACCATCCAAGACCTTATTAATCTATTTTATTCTCATAACATTAATATTATTGATATTCAAAAAGAAGTTATCGGTTCTGAAAAAAGATATGAAGAAGTATTTAATGTAAGTGGTGATACGGCATGA
- a CDS encoding amino acid permease, with protein MANKELKRGLEARHIQMIALGGTIGVGLFMGSASTIKWTGPSVMLAYAIAGVFIFFIMRAMGEMLYMEPSTGSFATFGHKYIHPLAGYMTAWSNWFQWVIVGMSEIIAVGAYMKYWFPDLPAWIPGVIAMVILGAANLISVKSFGEFEFWFAMIKIVTILLMIIAGFGLIFFGIGNGGEAIGISNLWSNGGFFTGGFSGFFFALSLVVGAYQGVELIGITAGEAKDPKKTLTRAIQSTIWRILIFYIGAIFVIVTVYPWDQLSTIGSPFVATFAKVGITAAAGLINFVVITAAMSGCNSGIYSAGRMLYTLGVNGQAPKYFTKLSGNGVPLFGTVGVIIGLAVGVVLSYIAPKNLFVYVYSASVLPGMVPWFVILISQINFRKEKGAEMKDHPFKMPFAPVTNYLTIAFLIMVLIGMWFNDDTRISLVVGIIFLAIVTISFYAFGIGKRPPLDVQNDQEISSK; from the coding sequence GTGGCAAACAAAGAATTGAAAAGAGGCTTAGAAGCACGTCATATTCAAATGATTGCTTTAGGCGGAACGATTGGTGTTGGCTTGTTTATGGGGTCAGCCAGCACGATTAAATGGACAGGTCCGTCAGTAATGCTTGCGTATGCAATTGCAGGTGTTTTTATCTTCTTCATTATGCGTGCGATGGGTGAAATGTTGTATATGGAGCCGAGTACAGGTTCATTTGCGACGTTCGGTCATAAGTATATTCATCCGTTAGCTGGTTATATGACAGCATGGAGTAACTGGTTCCAGTGGGTTATCGTTGGGATGTCAGAAATCATTGCGGTTGGGGCATATATGAAATATTGGTTCCCGGACTTACCAGCTTGGATACCAGGTGTAATCGCGATGGTTATTCTTGGCGCAGCTAACTTAATTTCTGTTAAGTCATTTGGTGAATTTGAATTTTGGTTTGCGATGATTAAAATCGTTACAATTCTATTAATGATTATTGCGGGATTTGGACTTATTTTCTTTGGAATTGGTAACGGTGGAGAAGCGATTGGTATATCTAACCTTTGGTCAAATGGTGGTTTCTTTACAGGTGGTTTTTCAGGATTCTTCTTTGCATTATCACTTGTAGTTGGTGCATACCAGGGGGTAGAATTAATCGGGATTACTGCTGGTGAAGCGAAGGATCCGAAGAAGACACTTACAAGAGCGATTCAAAGTACAATTTGGCGTATTTTAATATTCTATATTGGTGCTATTTTCGTTATTGTAACTGTGTATCCGTGGGATCAATTAAGTACAATTGGTAGCCCGTTCGTAGCGACTTTTGCGAAGGTTGGTATTACGGCAGCTGCGGGACTTATTAACTTCGTTGTTATTACAGCAGCAATGTCGGGTTGTAATAGTGGTATTTATAGTGCGGGCCGTATGCTTTATACGTTAGGTGTAAATGGACAAGCGCCGAAGTATTTCACGAAACTTTCTGGAAATGGTGTACCTTTATTCGGTACAGTTGGTGTAATTATCGGTTTAGCGGTCGGTGTTGTTTTAAGTTATATCGCACCGAAAAACTTATTCGTATATGTATATAGCGCGAGTGTACTTCCTGGTATGGTACCATGGTTCGTCATTTTAATTAGTCAGATTAATTTTAGAAAAGAAAAAGGGGCAGAGATGAAAGATCATCCGTTCAAAATGCCATTTGCTCCTGTTACAAACTATTTAACAATTGCCTTTTTAATTATGGTATTAATCGGAATGTGGTTTAACGATGACACGCGTA
- a CDS encoding ABC transporter permease subunit, whose protein sequence is MKQLFQFEFKKAFKKKTTWIAVLTSILFVSSLYFLNYSVAEDIQRGNLSFAQNSINISQQILKELELQKIEAEQNGDIEKITENKLAIQESQQSLSKKNNWIANYSQGNWQKIYEENITELQFMFKSSKGSNSFPQAIEKQNISLFTARATLEELVLLKKNKAEPFIQNTIYTPYLFTIYDQFTGNALEDWKKSTMRYGTTGSLFLYQIIQYYYIPVLILLGCFIFGNNISSEMNNKKRGLHFYYTLPIKRKSLFITKYFSGFLSTLVFVLLMLLIPLLCSYFTKGIGNFDYPVLVYEGSELNPFGSEYNSLNPIKDQFHFITLKNYFGQVLLLTVVLTFFLYSFYYISSLLIKSLSITTSFVGIITFIGMKSFSSPYNPFTYVNIHSVLTGETATLVFNPSINLSNGIMLTFVLGCTLLFAGYKLFRRTYN, encoded by the coding sequence ATGAAACAACTCTTCCAATTCGAATTCAAAAAAGCGTTTAAGAAAAAAACAACATGGATCGCAGTACTAACCTCTATTCTTTTCGTTAGTAGCTTATATTTCTTGAATTATTCTGTTGCGGAAGATATCCAGCGTGGGAATTTATCATTTGCACAAAATAGCATTAACATTTCGCAACAAATTTTAAAAGAACTAGAATTGCAAAAGATTGAAGCTGAACAGAATGGCGATATTGAAAAAATTACTGAAAATAAATTAGCTATTCAAGAATCGCAGCAATCTCTTTCCAAGAAGAACAACTGGATTGCGAACTATTCTCAAGGTAATTGGCAAAAAATATATGAAGAAAATATAACTGAATTACAATTTATGTTTAAGAGCTCAAAAGGCTCTAACTCGTTCCCTCAAGCAATTGAGAAACAAAATATTTCCTTATTTACAGCACGGGCAACGTTGGAAGAATTAGTATTACTGAAAAAAAATAAAGCTGAACCATTCATTCAAAATACCATTTATACCCCCTATCTATTTACAATTTACGATCAATTTACAGGTAATGCCTTAGAAGATTGGAAAAAGAGCACTATGCGTTATGGCACAACTGGCTCTTTATTTTTATATCAAATAATCCAGTACTACTATATACCAGTACTCATTTTATTGGGATGCTTTATTTTTGGAAACAATATCTCTTCTGAAATGAATAATAAGAAGCGTGGTTTGCACTTTTACTATACTTTGCCTATTAAACGAAAATCATTATTTATAACAAAGTATTTTAGTGGCTTTCTTTCTACACTTGTTTTCGTTTTACTAATGCTACTCATTCCTTTGTTATGTAGCTATTTCACGAAAGGAATAGGAAATTTTGATTATCCGGTCCTTGTATACGAAGGATCAGAGCTTAATCCATTTGGCAGTGAGTATAATAGTTTAAATCCCATTAAAGACCAATTTCACTTTATCACTTTGAAAAATTACTTCGGACAAGTATTATTACTAACTGTTGTACTCACATTTTTTCTATATTCTTTTTACTATATTTCATCACTTTTAATAAAAAGCCTAAGTATTACAACGTCTTTTGTAGGTATTATAACTTTTATCGGAATGAAGAGTTTCTCTTCTCCTTACAACCCATTTACTTACGTGAATATTCACAGTGTTCTAACTGGCGAAACAGCGACTTTAGTTTTTAATCCTTCTATTAATCTTTCAAATGGGATTATGTTAACATTTGTCTTAGGCTGTACTCTTTTATTCGCAGGATACAAACTATTTAGAAGAACATATAACTAG
- a CDS encoding ArsB/NhaD family transporter has product MEQSAHEVANWQYYFAIAVFLITYGFIISEKLNRAVIALFGAAIMIIFGVVDLHTAFTSHIQWETITLLIGMMILVHITSQSGVFEFVAIKAAKAAGGKPIRILLLLSLLTAVGSAFLDNVTTVLLIVPVTLSITRILKVNPIPYLISEVLFSNIGGTATLIGDPPNIMIGSANKHLDFNAFLLNLAPIVIIISIVTLGIIYFMYRNKLKTTPEQIEKLMALNEKDYIKDQSLLLKSITILGLTILGFILHSVIHVDAAVIAMTGATLLMLIGVKEHDIEDVFAHVEWVTIFFFAGLFVLVGGLIDIGLISSLAKEVLDVTNGDIGFAAILILWVSGIASATIDNIPFVATMIPLIQDLATGLGLSVDSPQIEVLWWALSLGACLGGNGTLIGASANVVVAGIAKREGHSFSYMDFLKIGLPLTIIALLLSHAYIYLRYLM; this is encoded by the coding sequence TTGGAACAATCAGCACATGAAGTAGCAAATTGGCAATATTATTTTGCAATTGCCGTATTTTTAATCACGTACGGATTTATTATTTCTGAGAAATTGAATCGTGCTGTAATCGCACTATTCGGCGCTGCTATTATGATTATTTTTGGAGTTGTAGATTTACATACCGCTTTCACATCACATATTCAATGGGAAACGATTACTCTTTTAATCGGAATGATGATTCTCGTACATATTACGAGTCAATCGGGCGTATTTGAATTTGTAGCCATTAAAGCAGCAAAAGCAGCAGGCGGAAAACCAATCCGCATTTTATTATTACTATCCCTTTTAACCGCTGTCGGTTCTGCATTTTTGGACAACGTAACGACCGTTTTATTAATCGTTCCTGTTACACTGTCCATTACACGTATTTTAAAAGTAAATCCTATCCCTTATTTGATTTCAGAAGTACTATTTTCAAATATAGGCGGAACAGCAACATTAATCGGTGACCCACCGAACATTATGATTGGATCAGCAAACAAGCATTTAGATTTTAATGCCTTTTTACTAAACTTAGCTCCAATCGTAATTATTATTTCTATCGTTACACTTGGCATTATTTATTTCATGTATCGTAACAAACTAAAAACAACGCCTGAGCAAATTGAAAAATTAATGGCATTAAATGAAAAAGATTATATTAAAGATCAAAGTCTCCTTTTAAAATCGATCACGATTTTGGGACTAACTATTTTAGGCTTTATCCTTCATTCTGTTATTCATGTAGACGCTGCGGTTATCGCGATGACAGGCGCTACACTTCTTATGCTAATCGGAGTAAAAGAACATGATATTGAAGATGTATTTGCCCACGTTGAATGGGTCACCATTTTCTTCTTCGCCGGACTATTCGTTCTCGTTGGCGGGTTAATTGATATCGGACTTATTTCTTCACTCGCAAAAGAAGTACTAGACGTAACGAATGGTGATATAGGTTTTGCCGCTATACTTATTTTATGGGTATCAGGCATCGCGTCTGCGACAATTGACAACATCCCATTTGTCGCAACGATGATTCCGCTTATTCAAGATTTAGCTACAGGACTCGGACTATCTGTCGACTCTCCGCAAATCGAAGTACTATGGTGGGCGTTATCACTTGGAGCTTGCTTAGGAGGAAACGGAACATTAATCGGAGCATCTGCAAACGTAGTCGTTGCTGGTATTGCAAAACGTGAAGGACATTCTTTCTCGTATATGGACTTCTTAAAAATTGGTTTACCGTTAACTATTATTGCATTACTATTATCACACGCGTATATATATTTACGTTATTTAATGTAA
- a CDS encoding DUF5823 family protein: MIEILKTVLNFLIALFSGELPIVYYVWIITLFLIQISQSTLNYKLFNKKDNFSTYTSEGLLAFIILLFGGMLVSKLLAYIIDDPTISMTNVTHYFISLIILTIFVVISCLKDFIETSIKNKNVSLFSFLVVSLITSILSFKFLSPLIEGSFSLSKSFITTLIILVTISIPLLIALEEKYADEK; the protein is encoded by the coding sequence ATGATTGAAATTTTAAAGACAGTACTAAATTTCCTGATTGCGCTATTCTCAGGAGAATTACCAATTGTATATTATGTGTGGATTATTACCCTATTCCTAATTCAAATAAGCCAATCTACTCTGAATTATAAACTCTTTAACAAGAAAGATAATTTCAGCACTTATACATCGGAAGGATTACTTGCTTTTATTATTTTATTATTTGGAGGTATGTTAGTATCTAAGTTACTTGCTTACATAATAGACGATCCTACTATTAGTATGACAAATGTAACACATTATTTTATTTCTCTTATTATATTAACTATATTTGTCGTCATAAGCTGTCTTAAAGATTTTATAGAAACATCTATCAAAAATAAAAATGTGTCTCTTTTTAGCTTTTTAGTAGTTTCCTTAATAACTAGTATACTTTCATTCAAGTTTTTATCACCTTTAATCGAAGGTTCTTTTTCTCTTTCTAAATCTTTTATAACCACTTTAATCATTCTTGTAACTATATCAATTCCTCTATTAATTGCCTTAGAGGAAAAGTATGCAGATGAAAAGTAA
- a CDS encoding iron-hydroxamate ABC transporter substrate-binding protein, giving the protein MKKKLTILFSMMCILVLAACGQTKANEEATKKTEKSNNPKIASMSIHLTNNLLALGITPVGSVIGGDLKDFLPHAKEQLKDTKKLGVVTDPNMEALLQLKPTDIYVDEKYAGKDLAKYEKIAKTHSFNLDEGTWRDQLKQVGKLVNREKEADTYIQDYEEQSKRVKSLIDKELGNNEKVMAIRVTAKELRVFSTKRPMGPILFQDLGLQPANGVEKIDGNRPFEVISQEVLPDFDADAIFVVVNRDDKAKAAFKQLQETPIWKDLKAVKGKHVYIINDQPWLDYSALGNKMAMDEAEKMFTK; this is encoded by the coding sequence ATGAAAAAGAAACTTACTATTTTATTTAGCATGATGTGTATTTTAGTATTAGCAGCATGTGGTCAAACGAAAGCTAATGAAGAGGCAACGAAAAAAACGGAAAAAAGTAATAATCCAAAAATCGCCTCTATGTCCATTCATTTAACAAATAATTTACTTGCATTAGGAATTACACCAGTAGGTTCTGTTATTGGTGGAGATTTAAAAGATTTCTTACCGCACGCAAAAGAGCAGTTGAAAGATACGAAGAAACTTGGTGTTGTAACAGATCCGAATATGGAAGCGTTACTTCAATTGAAGCCAACTGACATTTATGTGGATGAAAAATACGCGGGCAAAGATTTAGCGAAATACGAAAAAATTGCAAAAACACATTCTTTCAACTTAGATGAAGGCACGTGGAGAGATCAGTTAAAACAAGTTGGTAAACTTGTAAACCGTGAGAAAGAAGCGGATACATATATTCAAGATTACGAAGAGCAATCAAAACGAGTAAAAAGTTTAATAGATAAAGAATTAGGTAATAACGAAAAAGTAATGGCAATTCGTGTTACTGCAAAAGAATTACGAGTATTTAGTACGAAAAGACCGATGGGACCAATTTTATTCCAAGACTTAGGATTACAACCTGCAAATGGTGTAGAGAAAATTGATGGAAACCGTCCTTTCGAAGTCATTTCACAAGAAGTATTACCTGACTTTGATGCAGATGCTATTTTCGTTGTTGTTAACAGAGATGATAAAGCGAAAGCTGCATTTAAACAACTTCAAGAAACACCAATTTGGAAAGACTTAAAAGCTGTTAAAGGTAAGCACGTATACATTATTAATGACCAACCATGGCTTGACTATTCTGCTTTAGGTAACAAAATGGCAATGGATGAAGCGGAGAAAATGTTTACGAAATAA